The following coding sequences lie in one Mycobacterium sp. Z3061 genomic window:
- a CDS encoding lysophospholipid acyltransferase, translating into MTAREVGRSGVRKLLQRTGFVDESTTALGTDPQAVTQLLDADWFGERLEALAEELGRDPESVRVEAAGYLREIAASLDERAVQAWRGFSRWLMRAYDVLVDEDQIAQLRSLDRKATLAFAFSHRSYLDGMLLPEEIAANRLSSAFTFGGANLNFFPMGGFAKRTGTIFIRRQTKDIPVYRFVLRAYTAQLVQNHTNLTWSIEGGRTRTGKLRPPVFGILRYLTDAVDEIDGPEVYLVPTSIVYDQLHEVEAMTTEAYGATKRPEDLRFLVRLSRQQGERLGRAYLDFGEPLPLRKRLEELRADPSGTETVVERIALDVEHRINRATPVTPTAVVSLALLGADRSLSISEVLSTVSPLARYINARNWAVAGAADLTNRSTIRWTLHQMVNSGVVSVYDAGTEAVWGIGADQHLVAAFYRNTAIHILVDRAIAELALLAASESAESSGDGFVSPAAVRDEALGLRELLKFEFLFSARAQFERELADEVKLIGPVEDTSKEVIAADVRKLLESADLLLAHLVLRPFLDAYHIVADRLAALEDEALDEDAFLTECLEVGKQWELQRRIANAESRSMELFKTALRLARHRELVDGADQADIAKRRREFADEIATASRRVNVIAELARRQE; encoded by the coding sequence ATGACGGCACGGGAGGTCGGTCGCAGCGGAGTCCGAAAGCTCTTGCAGCGCACCGGATTTGTTGATGAGTCGACGACGGCCCTGGGGACCGATCCGCAAGCGGTGACCCAGCTGCTGGATGCGGACTGGTTCGGTGAGCGGCTCGAGGCGCTGGCTGAGGAACTCGGGCGCGATCCCGAGAGCGTGCGGGTGGAGGCCGCCGGTTATCTGCGCGAGATTGCGGCGTCGCTGGACGAGCGCGCGGTTCAGGCCTGGCGGGGATTCAGCCGGTGGCTGATGCGGGCGTATGACGTGCTGGTCGACGAGGACCAGATCGCGCAGTTGCGGTCGCTGGACCGCAAGGCAACGCTGGCGTTCGCGTTCTCGCACCGGTCCTATCTGGACGGGATGCTGTTACCCGAGGAGATCGCCGCCAACCGCCTGTCGTCGGCATTCACCTTCGGCGGGGCCAATTTGAACTTCTTCCCGATGGGCGGCTTCGCCAAGCGCACCGGGACGATCTTCATCCGGCGCCAGACGAAGGACATTCCCGTCTACCGGTTCGTGTTGCGCGCCTACACCGCTCAACTGGTGCAGAACCACACCAATCTCACCTGGTCGATCGAAGGTGGGCGCACCCGCACCGGCAAGCTGCGGCCGCCGGTGTTCGGCATCCTGCGCTACCTCACCGATGCCGTCGACGAAATCGACGGGCCGGAAGTGTATTTGGTGCCGACATCGATCGTCTACGACCAGCTGCACGAGGTGGAGGCGATGACCACCGAGGCCTACGGGGCGACCAAACGACCGGAGGACCTGCGGTTCCTGGTCCGGCTGTCCCGGCAGCAGGGGGAGCGGCTGGGCCGGGCTTACCTCGATTTCGGTGAGCCGCTTCCGCTGCGCAAACGCCTGGAGGAATTGCGGGCCGACCCGTCGGGAACTGAGACGGTGGTCGAACGCATCGCTTTGGACGTCGAGCACCGCATCAACCGCGCCACCCCGGTGACGCCGACCGCGGTGGTGAGCCTGGCGTTGCTGGGAGCCGACCGCTCGTTGTCCATCAGCGAGGTGCTGTCGACTGTCAGCCCGCTGGCCAGATACATCAACGCCCGTAATTGGGCGGTGGCCGGGGCCGCGGATCTGACGAACCGCTCGACGATCCGCTGGACCCTGCACCAGATGGTGAACTCCGGGGTGGTGAGCGTCTACGACGCCGGCACCGAAGCGGTCTGGGGGATCGGCGCCGATCAGCATCTGGTCGCGGCGTTCTACCGCAACACCGCCATCCACATCCTGGTCGATCGGGCTATTGCGGAGCTGGCGTTGCTGGCGGCGTCGGAGAGCGCCGAGAGCTCCGGGGACGGCTTCGTGTCCCCGGCGGCCGTCCGGGACGAGGCGCTCGGCCTGCGCGAATTGCTGAAATTCGAGTTCCTGTTCTCGGCGCGCGCCCAGTTCGAGCGGGAGCTCGCCGACGAGGTCAAGCTAATCGGGCCGGTGGAGGACACGTCCAAGGAGGTCATCGCGGCCGACGTCCGGAAACTGCTGGAGTCGGCGGATCTGCTGCTGGCGCATCTGGTGCTGCGGCCGTTCCTGGACGCCTACCACATCGTGGCCGACCGGCTGGCGGCCCTCGAGGACGAGGCGCTGGACGAGGACGCGTTTCTCACCGAGTGTCTCGAGGTGGGCAAGCAGTGGGAACTGCAGCGCCGGATCGCCAACGCGGAGTCACGGTCGATGGAGCTGTTCAAGACCGCGCTGCGGCTCGCCCGGCACCGCGAGCTCGTCGACGGTGCCGACCAGGCCGACATAGCCAAGCGGCGCCGGGAGTTCGCCGACGAGATCGCGACGGCGTCCCGGCGGGTCAATGTGATCGCGGAGCTGGCGCGGCGCCAGGAATAG